From the Pomacea canaliculata isolate SZHN2017 linkage group LG14, ASM307304v1, whole genome shotgun sequence genome, one window contains:
- the LOC112555437 gene encoding WD repeat-containing protein 53-like translates to MATVKWTGGHQSSVLCVAVNQTTGTIASGGELGELCIWSDTGELLHKYSRPGADCTSVLFSKEKHSILYAAFGLEILMFDVSQTLELVYVFQGNQDEVNQVQLDDKEQFLAACDDSGEIKIFSIGDKKVFKTLRFKHTNICSTISFRSNHPWEIISGGLDCRLIHWNFSTLKCLNKFNMQELHSTSNDASLYMVNPPFVHHIGKNESGSLYACALENGLIAVFDGSSRHLKEKFSLHAHEQGVSQVHFHGDNTLISGGNDYRVIVWDLSKAEQYQEHENLVMNGDCSPEDKRNEIITVLCRVKIIAHPHKVNWLIPFVRSGHLFAAIADQTCEITIQPL, encoded by the coding sequence ATGGCAACAGTGAAGTGGACAGGGGGTCACCAAAGTTCTGTGCTGTGTGTTGCGGTAAACCAGACAACCGGCACAATAGCATCTGGAGGGGAGCTTGGCGAACTGTGCATCTGGTCAGACACTGGAGAGTTGTTACATAAGTATTCACGTCCTGGTGCTGACTGCACCTCAGTATTGTTTTCTAAAGAGAAACACTCAATCCTGTATGCAGCATTTGGGTTGGAGATTCTAATGTTTGATGTTAGCCAGACCTTGGAACTAGTGTATGTGTTCCAGGGTAATCAGGATGAAGTGAATCAGGTGCAGCTGGATGATAAGGAGCAGTTTCTTGCAGCCTGTGATGACTCTGGTGAGATAAAAATCTTCAGCATAGGAGATAAAAAGGTCTTTAAGACGCTGCGatttaaacacacaaacatttgttctACAATTTCTTTTAGGTCTAACCATCCCTGGGAAATTATCAGTGGCGGGCTAGATTGCCGCCTTATTCACTGGAACTTTTCCACTCTTAAGTGTCTAAACAAGTTTAATATGCAGGAACTGCACAGCACAAGTAATGATGCCTCCTTGTACATGGTGAACCCACCTTTTGTTCATCATATAGGAAAGAATGAAAGTGGATCTCTATATGCCTGTGCATTGGAAAATGGACTCATTGCTGTATTTGATGGCAGCAGCAGACAtctgaaagaaaagttttctctCCATGCACATGAACAAGGTGTATCACAAGTGCATTTTCATGGGGACAACACTCTTATCTCAGGAGGAAATGACTATCGAGTGATTGTTTGGGATCTTAGTAAAGCAGAGCAGTATCAAGAACACGAAAATTTAGTAATGAATGGGGATTGTTCTCCCGAGGACAAACGGAATGAAATTATTACAGTCCTGTGCAGAGTTAAAATTATTGCTCATCCACATAAGGTGAACTGGCTGATTCCATTTGTTCGTAGTGGTCACCTCTTTGCTGCAATTGCTGATCAGACTTGTGAGATTACTATCCAGCCACTTTAG
- the LOC112555434 gene encoding uncharacterized protein LOC112555434, which produces MRHLLNVYGLRDALLLIGAIMFHVCACAVLFRPLSSYKVTCPAKQRGVSNCTAEVRDETGKTRDKNRQPMGVASRLESTSCQSADLNNAATPQSAGIDGDANERPCSSFELENIANDSMVNLSSLCEAAGPPRRRFDRSSTTSSVRTLGSLKGRSSQSHGSERTGSLKNKSPRATAANQTSSFKRRRFQAMMRASGSLERHPSALWDARQPGSLKMASGASRSKGSSEGSTNGEAIEMSYVKGGKFEAPDSPDRKTGKTFGSFKAVDIVNPIRFIQERKKLLQANNIRYMSEAGDTVLPADHHRSKKTPLKRFYSVETGSRPTVTALPESFLHRRIRQISGAESWGSESSLFASAGDLALASLQNISESATEVDNDDVFSLTSSKAPDACSGFFRLSAQIVYKGETRSTSVPLFDWSLLVNPVFLVFMVSLVCMNFSYPNVFVMLPSYCQEVGMDKNAGAFMVSIIGLADLVGRIFIGWFSDLHLFPRKYSFLVSLAAAGLFCTTLPSIKTWQGLVAFCSCFGFFGGCFIALIAVILVDLLGKERLATSFGLASMAMAVGLLAGPAIYGSIRDTTNSWDMAFVVAGLMSIAAACSMLLEPPAHRCLDKTRSQQSHLKDEIL; this is translated from the exons ATGCGCCATCTACTCAATGTCTACGGTCTGCGAGATGCTCTGCTCCTCATAGGCGCCATCATGTTCCACGTCTGCGCCTGCGCCGTGCTCTTCCGACCTCTCTCCAGCTACAAGGTCACGTGCCCCGCGAAGCAAAGGGGCGTGTCTAACTGCACCGCTGAAGTGCGCGACGAAACTGGGAAGACCCGTGACAAAAATAGACAACCAATGGGCGTGGCTTCTCGTCTGGAGAGCACCAGTTGTCAGTCGGCAGACCTTAACAATGCTGCTACACCACAGTCTGCTGGAATAGACGGTGATGCTAATGAGAGGCCATGTAGTAGCTTTGAACTAGAAAACATTGCCAACGACAGTATGGTCAACCTTTCCAGCTTATGCGAGGCTGCAGGTCCACCTCGCAGACGCTTCGACAGGTCGAGCACCACGAGCAGCGTCAGAACCCTTGGGAGTCTCAAGGGCAGGTCCAGCCAATCGCACGGCTCGGAGCGAACCGgaagtcttaaaaataaatcccCGCGCGCGACGGCAGCCAATCAGACGAGCAGTTTTAAGCGCCGGAGGTTTCAAGCCATGATGCGCGCTAGTGGGAGCCTTGAGCGTCATCCGAGTGCATTATGGGACGCCAGGCAACCGGGAAGCTTGAAAATGGCGTCCGGCGCCTCTCGCAGCAAGGGTAGTAGCGAGGGCAGCACCAACGGGGAAGCGATCGAAATGTCTTACGTTAAGGGAGGAAAGTTCGAGGCCCCGGATTCTCCGGACCGAAAGACGGGTAAAACCTTCGGTAGTTTCAAGGCTGTCGACATCGTCAACCCTATACGGTTTATacaggagagaaagaaactgttgCAGGCAAATAACATCAGATACATGTCGGAAGCAGGAGATACGGTCTTGCCTGCTGACCACCATCGATCCAAGAAAACACCCCTGAAAAGATTTTACTCCGTGGAGACTGGCTCTCGCCCAACGGTGACGGCGTTGCCAGAGTCTTTCCTTCATCGCCGAATAAGACAGATATCCGGGGCTGAATCTTGGGGCAGCGAGTCGTCTCTCTTTGCCAGCGCTGGCGACCTGGCCCTGGCGTCGCTGCAGAACATCTCAGAGTCGGCGACGGAAGTGGACAACGACGATGTCTTTTCGTTGACGTCATCGAAGGCTCCCGATGCATGCAGCGGTTTTTTCAGACTCTCCGCCCAGATAGTGTACAAAGGAGAGACTAGAAGCACCAGCGTACCCCTATTTGATTGGTCGTTGCTGGTTAACCCcgtttttcttgtctttatggTGTCTCTTGTCTGCATGAACTTTAGCTATCCCAACGTCTTTGTGATGCTGCCTTCATATTGCCAG gAAGTAGGCATGGACAAAAATGCAGGAGCTTTTATGGTGTCCATCATCGGGCTGGCCGATCTCGTGGGTCGAATTTTCATTGGTTGGTTTTCTGACCTTCATCTTTTCCCGCGCAAA TACAGCTTCCTGGTCAGTCTTGCCGCGGCAGGCCTGTTCTGCACGACATTGCCCAGCATTAAGACCTGGCAAGGTCTGGTGGCCTTCTGCAGCTGCTTTGGTTTCTTCGGCGGCTGTTTCATCGCTCTCATCGCAGTCATCCTTGTGGACCTCCTCGGCAAGGAACGGCTGGCCACGTCCTTCGGGTTGGCGAGCATGGCAATGGCTGTGGGGTTGTTGGCAGGTCCTGCCATCTACG GCAGCATTCGTGACACGACCAATTCCTGGGACATGGCATTCGTGGTGGCAGGCCTGATGTCCATTGCAGCTGCTTGCAGCATGCTGCTGGAACCACCAGCTCACCGGTGCCTGGACAAGACCCGCAGCCAGCAAAGTCACCTGAAGGATGAAATTTTGTGA